In Arsenophonus sp. aPb, one DNA window encodes the following:
- a CDS encoding 3-deoxy-7-phosphoheptulonate synthase — MIMQKDELNNVNISDEQILITPKELKKYYPLDHKNQQIITHSRRIIADIIQHRDPRLLVICGPCSIHDVDAALEYAHRLKQLAIELGDSLYIVMRVYFEKPRTTTGWKGLISDPMMDGSFDMEKGLHIARKLLLSLVDMGLPLATEALDPNTPQYLGDLFSWSAIGARTTESQTHREMASGLSMPVGFKNGTDGNLVTAINAMRAAAMPHRFMGINQSGQVCLLQTQGNPDGHIILRGGEKPNYSAQDIANCEIQMRNTNLLPSLMIDCSHGNSRKDFRRQPLVVESIVEQITHGNRSITGMMLESHINEGSQSSEQLRSKMKYGVSVTDACISWDTTDAVLRKLHTKIHSVLKERIKTLEKAS, encoded by the coding sequence ATGATCATGCAAAAAGATGAGCTTAATAATGTTAATATTTCTGATGAACAGATTTTAATTACACCGAAAGAGCTTAAAAAATATTATCCATTGGATCACAAGAATCAGCAAATAATTACCCATTCTCGCCGAATTATTGCTGATATTATTCAGCATCGTGACCCACGGTTATTAGTTATTTGTGGTCCCTGCTCTATCCATGATGTGGATGCAGCACTGGAATATGCCCATCGTTTAAAGCAGTTAGCAATAGAACTTGGTGATAGTTTATATATTGTTATGCGGGTTTATTTTGAAAAACCTCGTACCACCACTGGCTGGAAAGGTCTGATTAGTGATCCGATGATGGATGGTTCTTTTGATATGGAAAAAGGGCTGCATATTGCACGTAAGTTATTGTTATCGCTTGTGGATATGGGATTGCCATTAGCGACAGAAGCACTTGATCCAAATACTCCACAATATTTAGGCGATTTATTTAGTTGGTCCGCTATAGGTGCTAGAACGACTGAATCACAAACACATCGTGAAATGGCTTCTGGACTCTCTATGCCAGTGGGTTTTAAAAATGGTACTGATGGTAATTTAGTTACAGCAATTAATGCAATGAGAGCAGCAGCGATGCCACATCGCTTTATGGGTATTAATCAATCAGGTCAAGTTTGTTTATTACAAACGCAAGGTAACCCTGATGGTCATATCATTTTAAGGGGAGGGGAAAAGCCAAATTATAGTGCGCAAGATATTGCAAATTGTGAAATACAGATGCGCAATACTAATTTATTACCCTCTTTAATGATTGATTGTAGCCATGGTAATTCGAGAAAAGATTTTCGTCGTCAACCGTTAGTGGTGGAATCGATTGTAGAGCAAATAACTCATGGTAATCGGTCAATTACAGGTATGATGCTTGAAAGCCATATTAATGAAGGAAGTCAATCTTCAGAACAATTACGTTCTAAAATGAAATATGGCGTTTCTGTCACTGATGCTTGTATTAGTTGGGACACAACAGACGCAGTATTAAGAAAATTACATACTAAAATTCACTCGGTACTTAAAGAGCGTATTAAGACCCTAGAAAAAGCAAGCTAA
- the rplS gene encoding 50S ribosomal protein L19 produces the protein MSNIIKQLEQEQMKQNIPSFRPGDTVEVKVWVVEGSKRRLQAFEGVVIAIRNRGLHSAFTVRKISNGEGVERVFQTHSPVIDSITVKRCGAVRRAKLYYLRERSGKAARIKERLNTK, from the coding sequence ATGAGCAACATTATTAAACAGCTTGAACAAGAGCAAATGAAGCAAAATATTCCTTCATTTCGTCCAGGAGATACCGTAGAAGTTAAGGTATGGGTGGTTGAAGGTTCTAAAAGACGTTTGCAGGCATTCGAGGGCGTGGTTATCGCGATTCGTAACCGCGGTTTGCATTCAGCATTTACTGTTCGTAAAATTTCTAATGGTGAAGGTGTTGAGCGGGTATTCCAGACACATTCACCAGTTATAGATAGTATCACAGTTAAACGTTGTGGTGCTGTTCGCAGAGCTAAATTGTATTACCTGCGAGAGCGTTCTGGTAAAGCCGCTCGTATTAAAGAGCGCTTGAATACTAAATAA
- the tyrA gene encoding bifunctional chorismate mutase/prephenate dehydrogenase produces MSAELLQLRQQIDEIDKSLLALLAKRMQLVSAVGEVKSQQGLPIYVPEREASMLEARRKEAEKIGIAPDLIEDILRRIMRESYQHENNQGYKKLNADLGPIIIVGGEGRMGKLFSQLFTLSGYEVYSLNEEDWNTADKLLANAAVVMISVPIHSTVEVIHRLPKLSEDTLLMDISSIKQQPLEAMLSVHNGPVIGLHPMFGSDINSIAKQVIIYCEGRNPQAYQWLLEQLTVWGARLHKINATEHDKCMAFIQALRHFTTFAYGQYLSEQKVDLQQLLTLSSPIYRLELAMVGRLFAQDPQLYADIIMASDENIDLIVKYYQSFGHSVALLKDQDKNKFISQFERISQWFGQDAKRLMQESNALLQQANDISR; encoded by the coding sequence ATGTCAGCAGAATTATTACAATTACGTCAACAGATTGACGAAATCGATAAATCATTACTCGCATTACTAGCAAAAAGAATGCAATTAGTGTCGGCAGTTGGTGAAGTAAAAAGCCAACAAGGGTTACCTATCTATGTCCCAGAGCGCGAGGCTTCAATGTTAGAAGCGCGTCGCAAAGAAGCGGAAAAAATAGGTATTGCTCCTGATCTGATTGAAGATATTTTACGCCGCATTATGCGTGAATCTTACCAGCATGAAAATAATCAAGGTTATAAAAAACTAAATGCTGATCTAGGACCTATTATCATTGTGGGTGGCGAAGGTCGGATGGGAAAATTATTTAGTCAATTATTTACCCTCTCAGGCTATGAAGTTTATAGTTTGAACGAAGAAGATTGGAATACAGCAGATAAATTATTGGCTAATGCTGCCGTAGTCATGATTAGTGTCCCTATCCATTCAACGGTAGAAGTTATCCATAGATTGCCAAAGTTGTCTGAAGATACATTATTGATGGATATCTCTTCTATTAAGCAGCAACCGCTTGAAGCTATGTTATCAGTACATAATGGGCCTGTTATTGGTTTACATCCCATGTTCGGCTCAGATATCAATAGCATTGCTAAACAGGTAATTATTTATTGTGAAGGAAGAAATCCACAAGCATACCAATGGCTATTAGAACAATTGACGGTTTGGGGAGCCAGATTACATAAAATTAATGCTACAGAGCATGATAAATGTATGGCATTTATTCAGGCGCTTCGCCATTTTACTACTTTTGCTTATGGACAATATTTATCTGAACAAAAAGTCGATCTCCAACAATTATTAACTCTTTCATCGCCTATATATCGATTAGAGTTAGCAATGGTTGGACGTCTGTTTGCTCAAGATCCACAACTTTATGCAGATATTATTATGGCATCCGATGAAAACATTGATTTGATTGTTAAATATTATCAAAGTTTTGGTCATTCGGTGGCATTGCTTAAAGATCAAGATAAGAACAAGTTTATTTCTCAATTTGAGAGAATTAGTCAATGGTTTGGTCAGGATGCTAAACGGTTAATGCAAGAAAGCAATGCATTATTACAACAAGCTAATGATATTAGTCGTTAA
- the pheA gene encoding bifunctional chorismate mutase/prephenate dehydratase has product MDSISNLLNMQKKINQLDNLLLNLLAERHDLATHIAQTKLKLQQPIDDINHEQQLLNRLIAEGKKQGLDSFYITRLFQIINQDCVLTQQAVFQQHLNPVVNGSARIAFLGPNGSYSHLAARQYSARNFSHSIECSCNKFQDIFALVETKQADYGILPLENSSSGAINDVYDLLQNTQLAIVGEMRLPINHCLLAITQVPLKNIETVYSHPQPFQQCNQFLQQYPNWKIKYCDSSSSAMQKVVKINSAKVAALGSEMGGSLYGLTILEQNIANQPDNMTRFIVIARNAVQVSAQIPAKTTLLIATSQHAGALVDALLVLKEHNIVMSKLESRPIKNKPWEEMFYIDVQANLRSLDMQHALEKLTAMTRSIKILGCYPADNLVPSGVAN; this is encoded by the coding sequence ATGGACAGTATATCCAATCTATTAAACATGCAGAAAAAAATAAATCAACTTGATAATTTGTTATTAAATTTACTGGCTGAACGACATGATTTAGCGACTCATATCGCTCAGACTAAATTAAAACTGCAGCAGCCTATTGATGATATAAACCATGAACAGCAATTACTAAATAGATTAATAGCTGAAGGGAAGAAGCAAGGCTTAGATAGCTTTTATATTACTCGCCTTTTTCAAATCATCAACCAAGATTGTGTGTTAACTCAGCAAGCTGTTTTTCAGCAACATTTAAATCCAGTAGTAAATGGTTCTGCCCGAATTGCTTTTTTAGGACCCAATGGATCCTATTCTCATCTTGCAGCACGCCAATATTCAGCGAGAAATTTTAGCCATTCTATCGAATGTAGCTGTAATAAATTCCAAGATATCTTTGCTTTAGTTGAAACAAAACAAGCTGATTATGGTATTTTACCTTTAGAAAATTCCAGCTCAGGGGCAATTAATGACGTTTACGATTTGCTACAAAACACCCAACTTGCGATCGTGGGTGAAATGCGATTACCCATCAATCACTGCCTACTAGCGATAACTCAGGTGCCATTGAAAAACATCGAAACGGTATATAGCCATCCACAACCATTTCAACAATGCAATCAATTTCTACAACAATATCCCAATTGGAAAATTAAATATTGCGATAGTAGCTCTAGTGCCATGCAAAAAGTGGTTAAAATCAATTCAGCTAAAGTAGCCGCATTGGGTAGCGAAATGGGCGGCTCATTATATGGCTTGACCATTCTTGAACAAAATATTGCTAATCAACCCGATAATATGACACGTTTTATTGTTATCGCCCGTAATGCTGTACAAGTTTCAGCGCAAATTCCGGCTAAAACAACATTGTTAATCGCGACCAGTCAACATGCTGGTGCTTTAGTCGATGCATTATTAGTACTTAAAGAGCATAATATTGTTATGAGTAAATTAGAATCCCGTCCAATTAAAAATAAACCATGGGAAGAGATGTTTTATATTGATGTACAGGCAAACTTACGCTCATTAGATATGCAACATGCATTAGAAAAATTAACTGCAATGACGCGCTCAATAAAAATTTTAGGCTGCTACCCAGCTGATAATTTAGTACCTAGCGGTGTTGCTAACTAA
- the raiA gene encoding ribosome-associated translation inhibitor RaiA: MIVSITSKCIEITPAIRHHIEERLNKLSKWRVSLINPHIVLSKEPQEFIVDANIHTPNGKLFASAKHSNFYIATNELINKLEKQLNKRQHKNEARRAHPTAKEIDLAIQP, encoded by the coding sequence ATGATAGTAAGTATAACAAGTAAGTGCATAGAAATTACACCTGCTATACGTCACCATATTGAAGAACGTTTGAATAAACTTAGCAAATGGCGAGTTTCTTTAATTAATCCTCACATTGTGCTGTCAAAAGAGCCTCAAGAGTTTATTGTTGATGCCAATATTCATACACCAAATGGAAAATTATTTGCTAGTGCAAAACATAGTAATTTTTATATTGCAACCAATGAATTAATAAATAAACTAGAAAAACAACTTAATAAGCGTCAACATAAAAATGAGGCCAGACGTGCTCATCCAACTGCAAAAGAGATAGATCTAGCCATTCAGCCATAA